Part of the Candidatus Hydrogenedentota bacterium genome, GGGAACCTGGTGGTTCTGGAGTCCACGTCGCCGCCGGGCACGTGCATGGAAATGATCAAGCCGGTGATGGAGCGGGGCGGACTGCGGGTGGGGACGGACGTGTTTCTGGCGCACTGCCCGGAGCGGGTGCTGCCGGGGCGGATTCTGACGGAGCTGATCGCGAATGACCGGGTCATCGGCGGGGCGGACCGGGCCAGCGCCGAGCGGGCGCGGGAGGTCTACGCGCGTTTTGTCGAGGGGGAGATTTTCCTGACGGACGCGACGACGGCGGAGATGGTGAAGCTGGCGGAGAACACGTTCCGGGATGTGAATGTCGCCCTGGCGAATGAGGCGGCCCTGTTGTGCGAGCGCCTGGGGATTGACTATGGCGAGGTGGCGCGCTTCGCGAACCGGCACCCGCGGGTGAGCCTGCTCCGGTCGGGGCCGGGCGTGGGGGGGCACTGCATCCCGGTGGACCCATGGTTCCTGGTGGAGCGGTTCCCGGAGGACACGCCGCTCATCGGTCTGGCGCGGCGGCGCAATGACGCGATGCCCGCGCATGTGGCGGGGCGGGTGCTCGCGCTGCTGGAGGGCGCGGAGGCGCCCGCCGCGGCGGTGCTGGGCATGGCGTACAAGGGCAATGTGGACGACCTGCGCGGGAGCCCCGCTTTGGATGTGGCACGGCGTCTGGCGGCGGCGGGGGTGGCGGTGCGGGCGCACGACCCCCTCGCGCGGAACGCGCCCCTGTGGAACCATTCGCTGGAGGAGTGCCTGGCCGGGGCGGACGCGTTGGCGGTGGTGACGGCGCATGACGCCTTCGCGGGGATTGACCCGGACTGGGCGGCGGGGCTGATGCGGGGCCGGACGGTGTATGACGCGGTCCGCCTGCTGGACGCGGCGTGGTGGCGCGCGGCGGGGTTCCGGGTGGAGGTGCTGGGGGGCGGCTGAAATAGTTTTTCCGCCGGCCATGTTAAAGAACCTTGGCGGGCGCGCTTCATGCCGTTCCGTCCGGATTCAACCGCATCAAGCAGTCCAACAACCAGAGGGAGACCCGCCATGAGTTTCAAGCAACCCGAACTGCCCTATGATCTGGGCGCCCTGGCCCCGTTTGTGTCGGAGGAGCAGATGTCCTTCCACTACGGGAAACACCACGCCGCCTATTTCACCAACCTGAACGGGCTGGTGGACGGCAAGCCGGAGTCCGAGCAGTCCCTGCGCGAGGTCGTGCTCGCATCGCAGGGTCCGGTCTTCAACAACAGCGCCCAGGCGTGGAACCACAGTTTCTTCTGGCACTGCCTGGCCACGGGCGGGGGCGGCGCGCCGAAGGGCGCCGTGAAGGAGCTCATCGAGCGCGATTTCGGCGGTTTCGACAAGTTCAAGGAGGATTTCTCGACGGCGGCGGCAAAGCTCTTCGGTTCGGGCTGGGCCTGGCTGGCGGCGGACGCCTCGGGCAAGCTGGAAATCATGCCCCTGAGCAATGCGGACACCCCCCTGAAGCACGGCAAGGAGCCCATCCTCACGCTGGACGTGTGGGAGCACGCCTATTACATTGACTACCGCAACGCCCGCCCGAAGTTCATCGAGGGCTTCTGGGATGTGGTGAACTGGGACTTCGTCAACAAGAACCTGACGGCGCCGTTCCAGGAGTAGCCTTTCCCGCAGGACGCAAACAGACCGCCGCCCTTTCCCAACCGGGAGGGGGCGGCGGTTATGTTTTGGCCAGTGCGGTTCAGTTTGGGGGGGCTGGCACAGCCACTTAAATCATGGTCTGCTTAAACTTTATGGGCAATGCCAAGGCTAACCCCGCAGGTGTGTGTTTTTCGTGTCCAGTCCGTCCATTCCGTCCATACTGTCCATATTGTCCATACTGTCCATAATTTGGCACAAGCAACCCGGTTTCAACTGCCGTTTCTAGAATGAACGGAATTCAACGCAGAGGCGCGGAGGACGCAGAGAAACGCGGAGGAAGATGCCTTCAGAGAGGCACCCTATGCACTCGTCCCGGTTTGCCTGTGAAACCGCCTTTTCTCTGCGGGGCTCCGCGTCCTCCGCGCCTCTGCGTTGAATTCTTTCCAGGAGTCGGGCACAGCCAACTTTTATGGAGGTTTTTTTTCATTCCGTGGCCATGCACCGCGCCGTTGGCAGTCCCTCATCCTTTCGCGCTACCCCAAGGGGACTGGCAACGGTTGGGTTTTTGGCCTTTGGGGTGCCAGCCAGCCCGGTTTGCGAAACTGGTGCCTGTGCCCTGGCGGGAACCCAGGGGGATATCGGCATCAACATGGCGACATTTAAGACAACTAATCTCAATGTGAATGCAGTAGGATGAAACCATGACTTTCGCCGCAGAGTCAGATAACTGACCGAGGTCATTTCTTATTTTTAACCCCAATCACAGGGAGAGGCATGCAATGCGCAGACACGGCTTTACACTCATTGAACTGCTGGTGGTCATTGCCATCATTGGCATTTTGGCGGCCATTCTGCTTCCCGCACTGGCTAGGGCGCGGGAGGCGGCGCGCCGCTCGGCCTGCCAGAACAACCTGAAGCAGTGGGGCCTGGTGCTGAAAATGTACAGCAACGAGGCCAAGGGCCTTTTTCCGCCCCTGCAGGTGGTAAAGAAAAACGACAACGGCACTTACGGCATCCAGATGGCGGTCGGTCCGGCGGCCTACATGGTATACCCGGAATACCTGACCGACCCGAACATCAGCGTGTGCCCGTCCTCGCCGATGGCGAACAAGCACTTGGAATGGATACAGAAGGAGGGGCTGGTCCAGTCGCCCTGGCTGGTCGCGGCGGACTATCTGTATCTCGGATGGGCGCTGGACAACCTCAAACCCTGCGCGCCGGCCTCCAGTTTTTCAAGCGTGAGCATCATCGCCAGCCTGGGCACCACAATCAACGCGAACACGCTGGTGCCCGTCCAGATTGGTGCAATGCTGGATTCGGCCCTCAACATCACCAACCTGATTTCCGAGAACGCCTTCGCGGTGGCCAATGACGTGGACAAGGACGCCAAGCTGGCGGCGGCCTACGGCACCTTCGGAAACGGGGGTGGAAGCACCATCTACCGGCTTCGTGAGGGTATTGAGCGGTTCCTCATCACGGACATCAACAACCCCGGCGCCGCAAGCAGGGCCCAGAGCTCGCTGTGGGTGATGATGGACATGATGACAACGGGCAGCGCCGACACCAGTTTCAACCACGTGCCCGGCGGCTGCAACATCCTGTACATGGACGGGCATGCCGAGTTTGTGCGTTATCTGCCCGTGCCGGGACTGGACAGCATGACACCGCAGCAGGCGCTGCAGGCCCTGTCCGGCGCAACGGAGCCCGTGCTGGCCACGGTGGCCAGTGTCATCGGCGCCATAGGGGACGTGTAAAGAGGAGGGCTGGGCGGTTTTGCCATGGGTCAAGTCCGCCATTTCGTCCAGCCGCCTGCCAGTCCGGCCACAGGGAGAATTCCCCGCAAAATGTAAGGTATATTTGACTACCACCACCGATTCCCTATAGGCACAAAGGTGGTGGTAGTCTGTTCACTCGCTGCGGATGCGGAAGGCGAGAAGGGAGAGATCATCGGCGAAGGCGGCCCCGCCGCGCCATGTTTCTAGGGAGGCCATGAGCCCGTCCAGGGTGTCTCCGAGGGGCGCCCCGGCGCCTTCAATGAAATGGCGGGCCAGCCGTGTGCGGCCAAAGGGGCGCTTTTCGCCGTCGAGCACGTCAGTGATGCCGTCGGAGTACAGGACCAGCGTGTCGCCGGGGGCCATTTGCACGGTGGCCTCCTCGTATGCCGAGGGGGCCAGGCCGACGGGCAGCCCGGTGGACGGGGTCACGGGGTTCTCCACGGGTCCGGAGAAGTGCAGCGGCGGCGGATGTCCGGCGCAGACGTAGCGAAACTGGTGGGTTTCCAAGTCGAGGATGCCGTAGACGAGGGTGAAAAAGAGGCCCACCTCGGCGTCCCAGGGGAAGTGGCGGTTGAGCTTGCCCGCGACGAGCGGGGGGGGGGCCAGACAGTATTTGCCCGTTTGCTCGCACTGCTCCCAGAGCAGGGACGCGGCGTGGATGTCGGCGGAGAGCATCTGGCTCGCGGCCACGGCGCGCAGGGCCGAGGCGGTGCCGTGCCCGGTCACGTCGAGGAGGTAGACACCCACATGGGTGTCGTCGAGGCGGAAGATGTTCAGGATGTCCCCGGCCAGCTCGTCGCAGGGGGTGAGGCGCCACGCGAACTCGACGCGGCGGCACTCGGGCAGTTTGCGGGGCAGGAGCGCCTGCTGCACCCTCACTGCCGCCTCAAGACTCTGCCGCATGCGGCGGTTCGCCTCGGCGAGTTTTCGGTTGGACGCCTCCAGCGCGGCGGCGGCCCGGACCCTGGCGGTGATGTCGGACTGCACCCCGATGTAATGGGTGACCGCGCCCGAGGCGTCGCGGAGCGGGGTGAGGGAGAGCAGGTTCCAGAAGGGGGTGCCGTCCTTGCGGAAATTGAGCAGTTCGCCGGAGAATTCACGCCCTTCGGCGATGGCGGCGCGTATTTCGGCGACGGCGTCCGCCCCGGCGGCCTCGCCCTGGAGGAAGCGGCAGTTTTTCCCGAGGATTTCCCCGCGCGAGTATCCGGTGAGACGCTCGAATCCGGCGTTCACATAGACCAGCGGCGCGTCGGGAAGGCGCATGTCGCTGATGGTGA contains:
- a CDS encoding nucleotide sugar dehydrogenase → MVDICVLGLGYIGLPTAAVLAASGCRVLGVDSNPEVLRILGRGEIHIEEPGLKTVVRAAVQSGGLRVGERPEAADVFIIAVPTPLTADKRADMAHVAAATEALAPLLRAGNLVVLESTSPPGTCMEMIKPVMERGGLRVGTDVFLAHCPERVLPGRILTELIANDRVIGGADRASAERAREVYARFVEGEIFLTDATTAEMVKLAENTFRDVNVALANEAALLCERLGIDYGEVARFANRHPRVSLLRSGPGVGGHCIPVDPWFLVERFPEDTPLIGLARRRNDAMPAHVAGRVLALLEGAEAPAAAVLGMAYKGNVDDLRGSPALDVARRLAAAGVAVRAHDPLARNAPLWNHSLEECLAGADALAVVTAHDAFAGIDPDWAAGLMRGRTVYDAVRLLDAAWWRAAGFRVEVLGGG
- a CDS encoding superoxide dismutase, whose product is MSFKQPELPYDLGALAPFVSEEQMSFHYGKHHAAYFTNLNGLVDGKPESEQSLREVVLASQGPVFNNSAQAWNHSFFWHCLATGGGGAPKGAVKELIERDFGGFDKFKEDFSTAAAKLFGSGWAWLAADASGKLEIMPLSNADTPLKHGKEPILTLDVWEHAYYIDYRNARPKFIEGFWDVVNWDFVNKNLTAPFQE
- a CDS encoding DUF1559 domain-containing protein, with amino-acid sequence MRRHGFTLIELLVVIAIIGILAAILLPALARAREAARRSACQNNLKQWGLVLKMYSNEAKGLFPPLQVVKKNDNGTYGIQMAVGPAAYMVYPEYLTDPNISVCPSSPMANKHLEWIQKEGLVQSPWLVAADYLYLGWALDNLKPCAPASSFSSVSIIASLGTTINANTLVPVQIGAMLDSALNITNLISENAFAVANDVDKDAKLAAAYGTFGNGGGSTIYRLREGIERFLITDINNPGAASRAQSSLWVMMDMMTTGSADTSFNHVPGGCNILYMDGHAEFVRYLPVPGLDSMTPQQALQALSGATEPVLATVASVIGAIGDV
- a CDS encoding SpoIIE family protein phosphatase, which codes for MPDDTELRDIQDRAVDCASDGITISDMRLPDAPLVYVNAGFERLTGYSRGEILGKNCRFLQGEAAGADAVAEIRAAIAEGREFSGELLNFRKDGTPFWNLLSLTPLRDASGAVTHYIGVQSDITARVRAAAALEASNRKLAEANRRMRQSLEAAVRVQQALLPRKLPECRRVEFAWRLTPCDELAGDILNIFRLDDTHVGVYLLDVTGHGTASALRAVAASQMLSADIHAASLLWEQCEQTGKYCLAPPPLVAGKLNRHFPWDAEVGLFFTLVYGILDLETHQFRYVCAGHPPPLHFSGPVENPVTPSTGLPVGLAPSAYEEATVQMAPGDTLVLYSDGITDVLDGEKRPFGRTRLARHFIEGAGAPLGDTLDGLMASLETWRGGAAFADDLSLLAFRIRSE